In Erigeron canadensis isolate Cc75 chromosome 1, C_canadensis_v1, whole genome shotgun sequence, a single window of DNA contains:
- the LOC122609538 gene encoding peroxidase 47, with the protein MIFKVTKTMMIVVMVMTVMLRQCNGLNMNYYLMSCPMAEFIVKNSVNSALRADPTLAAGLIRMHFHDCFIQGCDASILLDSTSDNTAEKDSPANLSLRGYKIIDDAKKLLEDQCPGVVSCADIVAMAARDAVFFAGGPVYDIPKGRKDGTRSKIEDTRNLPPPTFNSSELIQMFGQHGFTAQEMVALSGGHTLGVARCSSFKNRLKGFDSTHEVDPSIDAQFVKTLAKTCNAGDNAEQPFDTSRNMFDNNYYYALQRQAGLLSSDQTLMTDPKTRPIVNAYSMNQAMFFFDFQRAMVKMGLLDVKETGEVRQNCRKIN; encoded by the exons ATGATATTTAAAGTCACAAAAACGATGATGATTGTGGTGATGGTAATGACAGTTATGTTGAGACAATGCAACGGTCTCAACATGAATTACTACTTGATGAGTTGCCCTATGGCTGAGTTCATTGTCAAGAACTCGGTTAACTCAGCTTTGAGAGCTGATCCAACTCTCGCGGCTGGCCTTATAAGGATGCATTTTCATGATTGCTTCATTCAG GGTTGTGACGCGTCAATTTTGCTTGATTCTACTAGTGACAACACTGCAGAGAAAGACTCGCCTGCTAATTTGAGTTTAAGAGGCTATAAAATAATCGACGACGCCAAGAAACTACTTGAAGACCAATGTCCTGGTGTAGTATCTTGTGCCGATATTGTGGCAATGGCTGCCCGTGACGCTGTTTTCTTT GCAGGGGGTCCAGTTTATGATATACCGAAAGGAAGAAAAGATGGAACACGATCGAAAATAGAAGACACAAGAAACCTGCCTCCACCAACTTTTAACAGTAGTGAACTCATTCAAATGTTTGGCCAACATGGTTTCACTGCTCAAGAAATGGTTGCTCTCTCTG GCGGACATACACTAGGAGTGGCTCGATGTTCATCATTCAAGAACCGGCTAAAAGGCTTCGATTCAACGCACGAAGTGGACCCAAGCATCGACGCACAATTTGTGAAAACGCTAGCTAAAACATGTAATGCAGGCGACAATGCTGAACAGCCCTTCGACACATCAAGAAACATGTTTGATAATAATTACTACTATGCGCTTCAAAGGCAAGCCGGGCTCCTATCATCGGACCAAACCTTGATGACTGACCCAAAGACCAGACCTATTGTCAACGCGTACTCCATGAACCAAGCCATGTTCTTCTTTGATTTCCAACGAGCCATGGTGAAGATGGGATTGCTTGATGTTAAAGAGACCGGAGAAGTTCGTCAAAACTGTCGCAAAATCAACTGA